The Flavobacterium marginilacus genome window below encodes:
- a CDS encoding helix-turn-helix domain-containing protein has translation MIKNEKQYGVTKNNLKKFQDAIRVISESSSSKNPLLLKLQIDSIQSQIDVFEEEIEMYEGLKKGEITNVSRGFEDLSCGIIESRIAKGYNQKQFAELLKTSEQQVQKYESENYSNISLKRLQEIVAVLDVDFDATFNFNKKRRFTTSDFLAPQGVNTIEIRNRIRSRGTTVSMCR, from the coding sequence ATGATAAAAAACGAAAAACAATACGGTGTCACAAAAAACAATTTGAAAAAATTTCAAGATGCAATAAGAGTGATTTCTGAATCTAGTAGTTCTAAGAATCCATTATTATTAAAACTTCAAATTGATTCTATTCAAAGTCAAATTGATGTTTTTGAGGAAGAAATAGAAATGTATGAAGGATTAAAAAAAGGAGAAATTACAAATGTTTCCAGAGGTTTTGAAGATTTAAGTTGTGGTATTATAGAAAGTAGAATTGCTAAAGGTTATAATCAAAAGCAATTTGCAGAATTACTGAAAACAAGTGAACAACAAGTTCAGAAGTATGAATCTGAAAATTATTCCAATATTAGCTTAAAGCGTTTACAAGAAATTGTGGCAGTTCTTGATGTAGATTTTGATGCAACATTTAATTTTAATAAAAAAAGACGTTTTACAACATCAGACTTTTTAGCGCCTCAAGGAGTTAATACCATAGAAATTCGAAATAGAATAAGAAGCAGAGGCACAACTGTATCAATGTGTAGGTAA
- a CDS encoding alpha/beta hydrolase-fold protein codes for MKKNLLSILALVIMTSSLLAQKIEKEGPKGFDQVRTGIPNGKVESLEYSSKTVGTNRKVTVYTPPGFSKSKKYPVLYLLHGIGGDEKEWLNGGSPQVILDNLYSEGKIEPMIVVMPNGRAMKEDSAAGNIMAPDKVQAFATFEKDLLNDLIPFIEKKYPALKDREHRAIAGLSMGGGQSLNFGLGNLDKFAWVGGFSSAPNTKMPQELVPNPEDAKKKLKLLWISCGDNDGLIYNSKRTHDYLFKNDVPHIYYIEPGVHDFKVWKNGLYMFSQFLFKPVDSSAFAKYTILGTPAETNIRNAKYPQILPDNRVIFKVKAPEAVKVQIDLGKKYDMVKDSEGIWNVTTDVVNKGFNYYSLLIDGVAVADPASETFYGMGRMASGIEIPNKEGDFYALNNVPHGEISIKKYFSKATNSWREMYVYTPPGYDKATEKYPVLYLLHGGGEDQRGWAAQGKANLILDNLIAENKARPMVIAMLDGNMGNTGGIAGFNENALKAFENELKNGAIPFVESNFKVAADAKNRALAGLSMGGLQTLYAGVKNSDMFSSIGVFSSGWWANSQELSGPQYEFMKNNTAAINSNLKEFWISMGGKEDIAYENCKIMMSRFDEMGIKYKYSEYSGGHSWPVWRHDLFMYTPLLFK; via the coding sequence TGACTGTATATACTCCTCCCGGTTTTAGCAAAAGTAAAAAATACCCAGTTTTGTATTTACTTCACGGTATAGGCGGTGACGAAAAAGAATGGTTAAACGGAGGCAGTCCGCAAGTGATATTAGACAATCTTTATTCCGAAGGCAAGATTGAGCCGATGATTGTTGTTATGCCAAACGGCCGTGCAATGAAAGAGGACAGCGCCGCTGGTAATATAATGGCTCCGGATAAAGTACAGGCTTTTGCCACTTTTGAGAAAGATTTACTAAATGATCTTATTCCTTTTATCGAAAAAAAATACCCAGCTCTCAAAGACAGAGAACACCGTGCAATTGCAGGTTTATCTATGGGCGGAGGGCAGTCTTTAAATTTTGGATTAGGAAATTTGGATAAATTTGCCTGGGTAGGAGGATTTTCATCTGCTCCAAATACTAAGATGCCGCAAGAGCTGGTTCCTAATCCTGAAGATGCAAAAAAGAAATTAAAGCTGCTTTGGATTTCCTGCGGAGATAATGACGGGCTTATTTATAATAGCAAGCGCACTCACGATTATTTGTTTAAAAATGATGTGCCTCATATTTATTATATTGAGCCGGGTGTTCATGATTTTAAGGTGTGGAAGAATGGATTATATATGTTTTCACAGTTTTTGTTTAAACCGGTAGATTCTTCAGCTTTTGCAAAATACACTATTTTGGGAACTCCGGCAGAAACGAATATCCGAAATGCCAAATATCCTCAGATACTGCCTGATAACCGAGTTATTTTTAAAGTGAAAGCACCTGAAGCGGTAAAGGTTCAAATTGATTTAGGAAAAAAGTATGACATGGTTAAAGACAGTGAGGGAATCTGGAACGTTACTACGGATGTTGTTAATAAAGGGTTTAATTATTACTCATTGCTTATTGACGGTGTAGCTGTTGCCGATCCGGCAAGTGAAACTTTTTATGGCATGGGCCGTATGGCCAGCGGCATTGAAATTCCAAACAAAGAAGGAGATTTTTATGCTTTAAATAATGTGCCGCATGGTGAAATCAGCATAAAAAAATATTTTTCAAAAGCCACTAATTCCTGGCGCGAAATGTATGTTTACACACCGCCAGGCTATGATAAAGCCACCGAAAAGTATCCGGTATTGTATCTGTTGCATGGAGGAGGCGAAGACCAGAGAGGTTGGGCAGCACAAGGTAAAGCTAATTTAATTTTAGATAATTTAATAGCTGAAAATAAAGCCAGACCAATGGTAATTGCAATGCTTGACGGTAATATGGGAAATACCGGAGGGATTGCAGGATTTAATGAAAATGCATTGAAAGCTTTTGAAAATGAATTAAAAAATGGAGCAATACCATTTGTAGAAAGCAATTTTAAAGTTGCGGCAGATGCTAAAAACAGAGCCTTAGCCGGTTTATCGATGGGAGGTTTACAGACGCTTTATGCCGGAGTAAAAAATTCGGATATGTTTTCCAGTATTGGTGTATTCAGCTCAGGATGGTGGGCAAATAGTCAGGAATTGTCAGGGCCTCAGTATGAGTTTATGAAAAATAATACAGCTGCTATTAATTCAAATCTTAAAGAATTCTGGATTTCAATGGGTGGCAAAGAAGATATTGCTTATGAAAATTGTAAAATAATGATGAGCAGGTTTGATGAGATGGGGATTAAATACAAATACAGTGAATATTCCGGAGGGCATAGCTGGCCAGTTTGGAGACATGATTTATTTATGTACACGCCGTTATTGTTTAAGTGA
- a CDS encoding DUF6932 family protein has protein sequence MEEIKEKLCFSDKRIELVFGLEQAIISLKSAGCVTIYLDGSFSTSKENPGDIDVCWELGKVDLDILLAIEPVLFDFNFKRKAQKDKFGCEFFVMDFIAAPPDITFIEFFQQDRDGNPKGIIGLKI, from the coding sequence ATGGAAGAAATTAAAGAAAAACTGTGCTTTTCTGACAAAAGAATTGAATTAGTTTTTGGTCTTGAACAGGCAATTATAAGTTTAAAAAGTGCTGGTTGTGTAACTATATATTTAGATGGTAGTTTTTCAACTTCAAAAGAAAATCCTGGAGACATTGATGTTTGTTGGGAATTAGGAAAAGTAGATTTGGATATTCTACTTGCTATTGAACCTGTACTTTTTGATTTCAATTTTAAAAGGAAAGCTCAGAAGGATAAATTTGGATGTGAGTTTTTTGTAATGGATTTTATTGCAGCTCCTCCAGATATAACATTTATAGAATTTTTCCAGCAAGATAGGGATGGTAATCCAAAAGGTATAATTGGACTAAAAATTTGA
- a CDS encoding histidine decarboxylase, with protein MAAISESLSEQDNQRLFELTQYIENARDNFLGYPVSKDFDYSEISHFLKYPINNLGDPFEDCTYKVQTHELEREVVGFFAKLFRANPKDYWGYVTNGGSESNLYGLYLARELYPKAMVYYSESTHYSVRKNIHLLNIPSIVIRSQENGEIDYIDFENTVKMNRHKPAIVLTTFGTTMKEAKDDVSKIRNILKGLAIQDSYIHCDAALSGSYGAFMEPRLSFDFTDGADSISISGHKFIGSPIPTGVIITKRSNRDRISKGISYIGSLDTTITGSRNGHCPLFLWYTLKKMGVEGLKKRYLHSLETAEYCEQRLKSIGIEAWRNPNSITVVFPKIAEEVKSKWQLATEGDISHVICMPNVTKEQIDLFITDIENCIENPEELVEFGF; from the coding sequence ATGGCAGCCATTTCAGAATCACTTTCCGAGCAGGACAATCAGCGTTTGTTCGAACTAACACAATATATCGAAAATGCCCGTGATAATTTCTTGGGCTATCCGGTTTCCAAAGATTTTGATTATTCAGAAATCAGTCATTTTTTAAAATATCCTATCAATAATCTTGGCGATCCCTTTGAAGACTGCACCTACAAAGTGCAGACCCACGAACTCGAAAGAGAAGTCGTTGGATTTTTTGCCAAATTATTCCGCGCCAACCCAAAAGATTATTGGGGCTACGTAACCAACGGCGGTTCCGAAAGCAACTTGTATGGATTGTATCTCGCCCGTGAATTGTATCCAAAAGCGATGGTTTACTATTCCGAATCTACGCATTACAGTGTCCGCAAAAACATTCATCTGCTCAACATTCCGAGCATCGTCATCCGCTCACAAGAAAACGGCGAAATTGATTATATCGATTTTGAAAATACCGTAAAAATGAACCGCCATAAGCCGGCCATCGTACTTACCACTTTTGGAACAACGATGAAAGAAGCCAAGGACGACGTTTCAAAAATCAGGAATATACTAAAAGGACTGGCCATACAAGACAGCTATATTCACTGTGATGCTGCTTTATCGGGCAGTTACGGCGCTTTTATGGAACCAAGATTATCTTTCGATTTTACCGATGGAGCCGACAGCATTTCCATCAGCGGACATAAATTTATTGGTTCCCCTATTCCAACAGGCGTAATTATCACAAAGCGTTCCAACCGAGACCGCATCTCAAAAGGAATTTCATACATCGGATCTCTGGATACAACCATTACAGGTTCAAGAAACGGCCATTGTCCTTTGTTTTTATGGTACACTTTAAAAAAAATGGGAGTTGAAGGTCTAAAAAAACGCTATCTGCACAGCCTCGAAACAGCCGAATATTGTGAGCAAAGATTAAAAAGCATTGGAATCGAAGCCTGGAGGAATCCAAATTCAATAACCGTTGTTTTTCCAAAAATAGCAGAAGAAGTTAAATCCAAATGGCAATTGGCTACAGAAGGCGATATCTCGCATGTTATCTGCATGCCTAATGTAACCAAAGAACAAATTGACCTTTTTATCACTGATATAGAAAACTGTATTGAAAATCCTGAGGAATTAGTAGAATTTGGTTTCTAA
- a CDS encoding NYN domain-containing protein, with product MPQNTKELKLAVLIDADNVPYSNVKGMMEEIANFGTPTTKRIYADWTKPNANGWKSVLLEHAITPIQQYSYTTGKNSSDSALIIDAMDLLYSGKLDGFCIVSSDSDFTRLAIRLRESGMKVIGIGEKKTPSAFIAACDRFVFIEVLDGAIKKTRKTTNAQSKAPKPTATVPAESKKAAEKEISVKIDNKTIELIEDSLDAIGDEDGWAFLGDVGNLIVKKKPEFDPRNYGFSKLTPMLKSMTDILEIDERESDKKGIKHVFVRLRYT from the coding sequence ATGCCTCAAAACACCAAAGAATTAAAACTCGCCGTACTTATTGATGCCGACAATGTTCCTTACAGCAACGTAAAAGGAATGATGGAAGAGATTGCTAATTTTGGAACACCAACCACTAAACGTATTTATGCCGACTGGACCAAACCAAATGCCAACGGCTGGAAATCAGTTTTGCTAGAACACGCCATCACGCCTATACAGCAGTACAGCTATACGACTGGGAAGAATTCCTCCGATTCTGCTTTGATTATTGACGCTATGGATTTATTGTATTCGGGCAAATTGGATGGTTTTTGCATTGTATCAAGCGACAGCGATTTTACACGCCTTGCCATTCGCTTGCGGGAATCGGGCATGAAAGTAATTGGCATTGGAGAAAAGAAAACACCAAGTGCCTTTATTGCGGCTTGTGACCGGTTTGTTTTTATTGAAGTACTGGACGGTGCTATCAAAAAGACCAGAAAAACTACCAATGCCCAAAGCAAAGCACCAAAACCCACTGCTACAGTTCCTGCAGAATCTAAAAAGGCTGCAGAAAAAGAAATCTCCGTCAAAATTGACAATAAAACCATAGAACTTATCGAAGATTCGCTTGATGCTATCGGTGACGAAGACGGCTGGGCATTTCTAGGCGATGTGGGCAATCTCATTGTAAAAAAGAAACCAGAATTTGATCCTAGAAATTATGGTTTTTCAAAACTGACACCAATGCTCAAATCAATGACAGATATCCTTGAAATTGATGAAAGAGAATCAGACAAAAAAGGCATCAAACACGTTTTTGTGAGATTGCGTTATACGTAG
- the cysK gene encoding cysteine synthase A — MTHNNILETIGNTPHVKINKLYGPDANVWVKLEKTNPGASIKDRIALSMVEDAEQKGLLQKGSTIIEATSGNTGIGLAMVAAVKGYKLILVMPDSMSVERRRLMSIYGAEFVLTPREKGMKGSLEKAEEIASGIPNSWIPYQFDNPANIEIHKNTTAQEIIKAFPNGLDYLITGVGTGGHITGCAEALKLHFPNLKVFAVEPELSPVISGGTHSPHPIQGIGAGFIPTNLHTEALDGTIQVSKDEAFEFAQRAAKEEGILLGISSGASLAAVAKKLKEIPAGSKVLTFCYDTGERYLSIEGLFE; from the coding sequence ATGACACACAATAACATATTAGAAACCATTGGCAATACGCCGCACGTAAAAATCAATAAATTATACGGACCAGATGCCAATGTTTGGGTAAAACTTGAAAAAACAAACCCAGGAGCCAGCATCAAGGACAGAATTGCTCTTTCTATGGTAGAAGACGCTGAACAAAAAGGATTACTGCAAAAAGGAAGTACCATCATCGAGGCAACTTCAGGAAATACAGGTATCGGACTTGCGATGGTCGCTGCCGTAAAAGGATATAAACTAATTTTGGTAATGCCTGACTCGATGTCTGTAGAAAGACGCCGTTTGATGAGTATCTATGGAGCTGAATTTGTGCTTACTCCGCGTGAAAAAGGAATGAAAGGCTCTCTTGAAAAAGCTGAAGAAATAGCAAGTGGCATTCCAAATTCATGGATCCCTTATCAGTTTGATAACCCCGCAAATATTGAAATCCACAAAAACACCACAGCACAGGAAATCATAAAAGCTTTTCCTAATGGATTGGATTATCTGATTACTGGTGTTGGAACTGGCGGACATATTACTGGCTGTGCCGAAGCACTGAAATTGCATTTTCCAAACCTGAAAGTATTCGCTGTAGAACCAGAATTATCTCCAGTTATAAGCGGCGGAACACATTCACCTCACCCAATTCAAGGTATTGGAGCAGGATTTATTCCAACTAACCTGCATACTGAAGCTCTCGACGGAACTATACAAGTAAGCAAAGATGAAGCTTTTGAATTCGCACAAAGAGCAGCTAAAGAGGAAGGTATTCTTCTAGGAATTTCCTCAGGAGCATCATTGGCTGCTGTTGCTAAAAAACTTAAAGAAATCCCGGCAGGATCCAAAGTACTAACTTTTTGCTACGACACTGGAGAACGTTATTTAAGCATCGAAGGTTTATTTGAATAA
- a CDS encoding Lrp/AsnC family transcriptional regulator, whose protein sequence is MDAIDKKILMLLQQDAKQNTKEIAEKVGLSVSPTFERIKKLEQKQYIKNYVALLDADKIGKSISVYCQVTLAVHSRELIDDFKQHVLVLPEVSGCFHVSGNYDFLLKVAVNDMNEYQKFVIDKLSVIKGISNVQSSFVMEEIKNDFAYNL, encoded by the coding sequence ATGGATGCGATAGACAAAAAAATATTGATGCTTTTGCAGCAGGATGCCAAGCAAAATACAAAAGAAATAGCTGAGAAAGTTGGATTATCTGTTTCTCCAACTTTTGAAAGAATCAAAAAACTGGAACAGAAACAGTATATCAAGAATTATGTGGCTTTGCTGGATGCTGATAAAATTGGGAAATCAATCAGTGTATACTGTCAGGTGACTCTGGCGGTGCATTCGAGAGAACTGATAGATGATTTTAAACAGCATGTACTTGTCCTTCCTGAAGTTTCGGGATGCTTTCATGTATCGGGAAATTATGACTTTTTGCTGAAAGTTGCTGTTAATGACATGAATGAATACCAAAAGTTTGTGATTGATAAACTATCAGTAATCAAAGGGATTTCGAATGTGCAGAGTTCTTTTGTCATGGAGGAAATTAAAAATGACTTTGCTTATAATCTTTAA